The genome window AAGAAAATTATTGGGCTTTGTATCTTTAGTGGCTTGCGGGGACCATTCAGCCATAAAAGGCCAGATGTGTTCGTCTAAGCCACTAAATTGTGGAGGGTCTTCATCCATAACTTTAATACCCGAACTGACTTGATCCTTCCCTAAAATTACTATCGGAAACTTGATATTCGCCAGCCTCCTTTTAATTTCGGTTTGTGTTGGTTTTGGCATCATACACGAACTGGGCATCGTGGTAACTAAGCGGGGTTTCCTTTTCTGAGGATCAAGTCGTTTGGGTGGGCTAGCTGACTCCTGATCCTTATTCTGAACCGTTCTGATTGAATCTTTTAATTGAGAATGTGGATCTTCCACAGCGTTATCTGGAATCAGAGTTTTTAagtatattgattattttgttagACATGTGCaagacattattaaaattaatttcttacCCGTTCTAATAactttgtcattatttttatcgGATAATTCACATCTGCTTGATCCTGAATACTCTGAAGAAATACAGCTGCCATTCGTTGGAAGCATACTATCGACATCAGTTTTATGTGATAAAATGTCGGAGTCGTCAGTCACTTGTGTATTCTCTCCATCAATTAAAGAGTCTTTGTTAACGCTATTATTTGTGGGTTCACATTTATATTGTTGATCAAACGAAGATttaaagtttgattttttcttctttttcagaGGTATTagctgtttattttctttagatCCACCACTACCTATAGCTTTTAAGTTACCTTTAGATAGTTTACGCTGATTTTTATGTTTCTGTGTACGAGTTTTGTTATTATTCGAATCTTTAAGAAATTCATGTGTTTTAAGTAGTCGTTTTTCGAATTCCTCGCATATTTTGCTAAATTCATTTTTCTTGTCAATGACTGTTATACGATCAATACTAGAGGATTGTGAAAAGCTGTTATTAGTTTTATCATCCACTTCGTAACTTGATATGTACGCAAACTCTTGGGTCCGACAAGTCTCAATAACACTGTAAGTTAAAATCGGAGCTGACGTTAAAATATGTTGATGAATAGGTAAGTGGAACGCACAGGCCAAAAAATTAACTCGCATTTTGAATAATTACCGTGTATCCTTACGATTTGATCTTCTTTGACGTTTTTGTACTCTCTTCTTTACCGGTATAATACTCGCTTCAGACATCGGAGGTGAAGGTCTGAACTGAAATTTATTGATGTTTCTAAGCACGGTCCACACATCACTTAGGTCGTTACTTGCCGTTTGAGTTTTATTTGGAGGTggtaaatttttctttttgttagaAATCCTCTTGCCATCACCATTAAAATTTTTAATCATATCTGTAGAGCTACAGTCTAAGTTTATATCGTCTCTATCATAAAACTCGAAATCTTTTTCTCTTACACGTGCCTTCCTGCTGTTTTGCATCGGACTACGCTTCTTCACTTTTTGTTTGCGAACTCTGATATTTTTTTCGCAATATTCCGAATCATTCATATCGCTCACAGTACACTGAGGCGCTGGCGCTGGGTCATTGGGAAGAGTGAGCACCGATTTCTTAACTTTCTTATTGGCCTTTTTAGATGATTTAAATTCATCGGAATTagctttgtaaatatttacagcCAATGGGAAAGATGAAACAATAtcagttgtttttttatgaaccAATCTCTTTTCTGTTACTCTGGAAAGTAACTGAACTCTATCGCCTGTTAAGTATGGAGATctagggttattttttttagctttattaAGCTTACTTGCGGCGCTGGATAGGCGCCCATCGGCAGAAGCaaagttaattttaactaaacgGCAAGAATTACCGCCTTTGGAACTGTGTGCAGAACATGACGATTTCGTGGGTATTTTATCGCACGAAACATCTAATGAAGTTATTGCCATTTCCTATTTTAGATGAATTTTATATGCTGTtgaaacaaaatctactaatctGAAACAAATATGTTATAATTAGGGCGTTGGGAAGACAGGCCACTCTAGAGATATCGATATCATATGCGCAATACTTACAGATTTTCTCACAATAATTTCGATTGTAGAGACCAAAATAAAACCACTCTCTACATGGAACTATACTTATAGTTaagaaatttatttcaaaagccaatcaaagaaataatataaagtaagcCATTGACATGTAGTTGACATTTTGCAATTTCGAATCCTCCTCaaatctgtaaaaaatatgTCTGGTAGGATAAACAAAACTGCCAGGTTTATTTCACCCTGACCATTTTTTAAATCACTGTACTATATACTTACCGAAGTTTTTCtgcgaaataaatattatctaagTGTTACATCTTATTTTCTGTAGGCATTAAGTTATTCAATGCTGCTGCGAACATCATtcgaaaattttaaatttcccGGTGCCTTTTGAACAATACTTGGTACAACGAGAATTTAAATCAATTTGCAAATGACAATGACACAGCTGGGTTTGACACTGACACTGACATCGCCAACAGTATTGATTTTTGTATTCATTCAAGTCAAGCCAAGTCAAGCTACCTTATCGCGTCTTATCGCGATATCTGTTTTGTCGCAGTGTTTGATTAGTTAGTCACGATTGATAGGTCAGAGAACTCACCGGAGTCTCCGACTTCGGACCACTCTGCCCGCTCGGATCACTCTGACCACCCGGATGACCACCCGGGGCAGTCTAATCACCCGGACAACTCTGACCACCCTGACAACTCTGACCGCCCGGACCACTCAGAAGAAGACTCTGACCTCTCGGAACCCGCGGAACCTCCGGACCGCCCGAACCTCCCGAACCGCTCGAACCGCTTGAACCGCTTgaatcgtattccgcctaggtGTGAGTGCTTGAACGTGTATTCTACGAATATGACAGAAGTAGATTTAGACAAAGCGCAGATCATCCAATATGTGCCGTTCCAGTCGTTCGTGCACCCTTCTTTTTGGCATTCTCTCACCAATTTGAAACTCGACGTAGATAAATTGAAAGAGACTAAAAAGGAGATTTGGGGTCGGTTCAGTTATCGTGGCGACGTAGAAGCTATATTCGAAGTGGATGGAACGTCCTTCAACGTGTAAGTATCGAATTTCTCGTCATGCATATACGCCGTTTTAGACCTgcgtaataaacattttttgtgattgttttgttttcctttGTTTGTACACATTGCTTGGTTTGTGCAAAATAATTTCACTATTATGTAGTGATGTTTGCAATTATGAATGTATAAATGAAATCGAATGAATATGTAAATCCTATCTAGTTGCAAAGCAGGTTTTTAATGAATCTACCCTGTAATATTTAGACGTAATGGTCATTATGATAAATATTACTAGGTAACTCATACCAAGGAAGGATTAAACTTTTGTAAAtggaaatatttataacaatagtaGCTACTTTGtagcaactgtttttttttttttcatagattttaataacaaaagctTGTTTTAAACTTATCACTTGTAACTGAATTTTCATACACTCTTATAAGCGTTGCGAATGCAAATAATATATTCAAGATGTGCGAATGTGTCAACCATACCTCGTCCAAAGCCAGTTGCTGAGCAACATACAGTCTTTATAATGCACACTTATGGAAATGAGAGAATCTATGCTTTGTTCTATATAcagaaatgtttgtttttttatatttttttacaattgagATACAAACTCGGCTTTTTCCAGTCTATACAAAATGATTGATGATGAATGAGAGATTAAAGTAATatagtacctatgtaaaatTTCATTTTAGTTTTCCTGAAGATGACATTATGTATGCAAATGTAAGGGGAACATTAATGAACAAGAATACTATTGAAGAGTATAAAACTATTGATAAAGCTGGATTGTTAAATGCAGTTGGCAAGGAAATGTGGGAAAACATGAAAACTAAAGCTTGGATTGCTAACCCCTTTGAATTATGGAATTTTATAATTCTATCATTTGCTGTAAGTTTCATTGCTACTCTCGCTTATGCTAAATGTTTTAAGGCTGTTATCAATATcactatttttatcaaaattgcagGATCTCAAAAAATTCAATTATTACTACTGGTTTGCATTTCCTGCACCTAGCCAGCCCACAGTTTTTATTAACGAAATAAGTTCGAACATACGGTTAATTTTCCGTACAATTGAAATTAATGAGTTATCACAAGGCTACAAAGCTCTGGATGAGGAACAAAAAGGTTACTTTATTGTCACAAGATCTGATTTTGGAATTAATGTTACAACAATATCAACTGTACTGGATGCAAATGGAGGTTTTAAAGAGGATGTGGATCTAACCAATACATATTTTGCGTTCACTGATCCAAGTAATGGCAGGAATCCTGGGTGGCCATTACGATTATTTTTGGCGGCTTTGATAGACCACTGCCCAACTCTACTTGGCGCTTCTATTAACGTATTGGCTCTACGAGCCAATTACACTGCTGGCGTTGACAATAGCCGCCTATATACTGTGAAAGTGCCACAGGTATGTTTCATTCTTGTTTTGCATGAATAAAATCCTAAAACTGTTCATTAGTTGTAACTTactcacatttttttattcttttaggAGGTCAAGCCTGTTGAGTCAGCAGGTTGGGTGGGTTGGGAAAGGAATGACAAAGGCAATTTTGGGCCAAAGCTCGCCAACATGTCTGCATCACTAGACCCTGCAGTgtaagttcttttttttttgtgtatgtgACCTCATACGATAACATCATAAACCATTACAATCTAGCTTTAATGCTAAGCGGTGTAAGttgaaacaaataatattttgaagacGAAGACCTAAACTTGTTAAGTTGCAACCAAATTTTTTAGACATATTCAGTTCCTTGTCTTATCTGCTAAAAAAGTAGATTGAACATGTCCATGGCTTAACACTTTAACCCAGTAAAATATTCTCAACTCATTCTTAAATTCCAGACTGGCTGAAACCTCATCAGATCTGAACATAAAGTTAATGAAATGGCGTCTCGTGCCCGACATAGATGTGGATGTCATGAAGAGAACCCGATGCTTATTATTTGGAGCTGGCACTCTTGGCTGTCATGTCGCTCGAGATTTATTGGTAAACTACACATTAGCATTTAGGATAAAGAACTAGgaattattgtgttttatcAGATCAGGTAATGATGAAATGTGGCAACAGTTGTGGAATGTTGTAGTTCTGTGGTCATTTTATTGCATACTGTACTAATAGCTTCGAGGGACtgtaacattttctttaaaagtcATACAatcttattttcttttgaatattATCCTTCATGCctttaatttgcaatttttttcttctagGCCTGGGGCTTTCGACACATCACATTTATAGACAACGGCAAAGTATCTTATTCCAACCCAACGCGGCAGGTACTCTATACTTTCCACGACTGTCTGAATGGCGGGCGAATGAAAGCCGAGGCAGCAGCAAACGCAATATTAAATATATTGCCTTCAGTTGTAAGTGTTTTaaacaactaaataaaaaaatattttgaagatat of Helicoverpa zea isolate HzStark_Cry1AcR chromosome 15, ilHelZeax1.1, whole genome shotgun sequence contains these proteins:
- the LOC124637168 gene encoding ubiquitin-like modifier-activating enzyme ATG7; amino-acid sequence: MTEVDLDKAQIIQYVPFQSFVHPSFWHSLTNLKLDVDKLKETKKEIWGRFSYRGDVEAIFEVDGTSFNVFPEDDIMYANVRGTLMNKNTIEEYKTIDKAGLLNAVGKEMWENMKTKAWIANPFELWNFIILSFADLKKFNYYYWFAFPAPSQPTVFINEISSNIRLIFRTIEINELSQGYKALDEEQKGYFIVTRSDFGINVTTISTVLDANGGFKEDVDLTNTYFAFTDPSNGRNPGWPLRLFLAALIDHCPTLLGASINVLALRANYTAGVDNSRLYTVKVPQEVKPVESAGWVGWERNDKGNFGPKLANMSASLDPAVLAETSSDLNIKLMKWRLVPDIDVDVMKRTRCLLFGAGTLGCHVARDLLAWGFRHITFIDNGKVSYSNPTRQVLYTFHDCLNGGRMKAEAAANAILNILPSVVSEGIVAHIPMPGHPIGEAMTDETVDNVKRIAQAVEEHDVLFLLLDSREARWLPTLLGAHYGKIVINAALGFDSYLVMRHGFNAEYEYCAEPMKIPDNKDCMPGVDLGCYFCNDVTAPGDSMKDRTLDQQCTVTRPGVAAIAGALAVELLVGVLQHPLGGRAPAMINLKTDSDDPPKECRSVLGPVPHSLRGFLSTYSTIAPTCAKFKQCIACSDIVLNRYREYGFDFLFEVFDSGNHLEEVTGLRELHLSAEMTEILTLSDDEGEE